A region of the Piscirickettsia litoralis genome:
CGAGCGGCTCCTGTGCCTGCCGCTGCCTCAGATAAACGCCGCGTCATCCGCTGCAAACCCATGTCGAGCTTCCTTTGCGAAACTCCGGTCAGCTCTGCGGCATGTCGTAAGCTTGCCAACGCCTCAGTTGTGACCCCTAATTTATCTGAAGTTTTGGCTAATAAATCGATCGATTCACTCGACTTGCTCACCATCACAGCAATTGCACCAGTGGCCGCCGTTGAAACCGCCGCAAAAGCAATGCTCGTGCGCTTTAAATTTCGCTGAACATTTTTAGAAAAGTTTTTGCTAGCTAGCTCAGCCTTAGACAAAGATTTAACAAGCTCCGCTGAGTTTGCGCTTAAATTAACGACTAAAGAGCCAATAGTTGCCATACTTTATTTTCTCACTGAAATAGCTGATAAAATCGCCGCCATTTGCCCGACCGGCTGTTCTGTTTTTTCAGGTGAAGCCTCATAATCAGGCATAAAATCATCCGCAGAAAACAGCTTTTTATCTTTGCGCTGTAAAGGACCATTTGCCACCGCGCTCACAATTAAAGCGTTTCTATAATCTTCTTTTTCTATCCCAAAAGGTTCAATTGAATAATAAGCCAGCCATTCGTTAAACTCTGAAGCGGTGAGTTCTTGTGAAAGTTGATTAACAGTTTTACCAAGGGCCAACGCCAACCTAAATAAAAAACGTCTATTTAGGTTGGTTCTGAGTTTTTTTGCAGTTCTTTCGCATTATCCTCTGTAAATCCATTAATGACTTGAATCGCTGTAACTAATTTAGTCGCGACAGGGTTAGGTAAACTCTCAAGTTTTTTATATTCACTGCTATTGAAAACTCTTACACCTTGTTCATCACACAAAGCCAGGCAAATCATCAGCAAAGCTATATCAGCGCGGTCAATTTTTTTCTGCTCCTTGAATAACAATTCATGTTCAGCAACAGAGAGCTCTTTCACATGAAAATCAGTTTGCAGCTCTTCGATATAAACCGGTTGTGTTTTACAGGTTAAATTTAGTAATGAATCACGTATAGACATAAATTAAACCTCGTCACTTTGGGCAATTGCCGTTGTGGGTTGCAGGCTCACACTCATGGTAATGGCCTCGGTCATCGGTGAGGTCACTTTATGGTTGGTGATTAAGGCCGTAAATTCGTAAATCTGTCGCTTGGGCTGGGTTGGGATAATAATTTTAAACTGGCGCTCGATGCCCGCCTCATAATCACTGATTAAATCTTTCAAGGCAGCGTTATCTTGAACTAAATTCATATCGAGCTGAATTTCATCATGATCTTTCAAACCGACCTGATACTTTTTATGATCACTACCATATTCGGTAACATCCACTTTATCCCTGGACGAAGAAATCTCGCCGATATTGGTGATATTAGCGACTTTTTGATAATTCCCTGCATTATCAGTATCTCGATAAAACTCTGAGTGTGCGCCGATAGATACGCTCATTTAAATTACTCCTGTAACAGTAAAGGTTAAACTCGTGCGGTAGGTTTTTGTTTCTTGTTCATATTGATCAAGTTCAGATTCTAAAGTAATGAGCTGAATCACCGCCGTTTGATGTGCATCCAATACTTCAAGAACTTTGCACTGCATCATTTTGCAAATGCTATGCTTTTTAGCCATGCAATTCACTTGTATGCTCTTTTTTGTGAGGCTTGGCCGACTATCCAGCTCGTAATCTCTGCGACCTGAAA
Encoded here:
- a CDS encoding phage tail tube protein, which produces MSVSIGAHSEFYRDTDNAGNYQKVANITNIGEISSSRDKVDVTEYGSDHKKYQVGLKDHDEIQLDMNLVQDNAALKDLISDYEAGIERQFKIIIPTQPKRQIYEFTALITNHKVTSPMTEAITMSVSLQPTTAIAQSDEV
- a CDS encoding phage tail assembly protein T gives rise to the protein MALGKTVNQLSQELTASEFNEWLAYYSIEPFGIEKEDYRNALIVSAVANGPLQRKDKKLFSADDFMPDYEASPEKTEQPVGQMAAILSAISVRK